One Stratiformator vulcanicus genomic window, GCGGAAGGTCGAATCGAGCTGCGTGAAATGTAATAAGTGTGTCGAAATCTGCCCGTTTGATGCGATCAAAGAGGATTTCACGACCCGCACGGCCGACTGCACCTATTGCCAAACCTGCGGGGGCGTTTGCCCGGTGCATTCGATTAAGTTCGTCACACGATTTAATGATGACGAATTAAAGGTGGAAAACGATCCTCCGAATGTCGAGCGACCCATGTCGCGTCGCGGTTTCGTGGCAGCAACAGTCGTCGCCGGGGCAGCCGCCGCTTTTGCGCGGGTATCGTCGGCGAAGGCGGCGACCGCACCACCCGGTGAGGGTCCGCTTCGACCTCCGGGGAGCGTACCCGAGCCTGACTTCTTAAATCTGTGTATTCGATGTGGCGAGTGTTTTAAGGTTTGCCCCGGGCCAGTCTTGCATCCGGCAGGATTGGAATTCGGTCTCGATGCGATGTGGACTCCGATCGCCGTACCGTCTCACGCCGGATGTCATCAAGACTGTAACTTCTGTACAGAGGTCTGCCCGACCGGGGCGATCCAACCGCTCGATTTGCTGGTTAAACGCAAGACCCACATGGGGCTGGCTTGGCTTAATCCCGATACATGCCTGCCCTTGCGAGAAGAGAATCGTGAGCCGTGTGACCTTTGCTACGTCGAATGCGCCGCTGCCGGATACGATGCGATCACCTTAGAAACGATCCGCATTGAACTCGACCCTCCGCCTCCCGACGGCATGTTTTCGGTCGACGAACTGGACGCGATGAGCCGGGTCGAAATCCCCGTCGTCGATCGTGACCTGTGTGTTGGTTGCGGTATCTGCGAGTACCGGTGCAACGAGCGATACGTCAAACAGACCGGCGTATTGAGCGAACCGGCCATCGTGGTAACGGCTGAGAACGAACACCGATTGTTCGAGTATCCGGAGTCTCCCTCCGAGTTACCAATGCCGAACACACGCGTGCGAGATCCCGAAGGCCAAGAAATCAGTAACATTTAAGAGTGACACAGGGCGTCTGCAATAGTTTCACGACGGCGGACTGGCGATATCCGCGACAGCTCTATGGAAGCAGTGGGTCACCCTCATCGAAGCCGTAAGGGCTTGGCGCGACGCCGTACGACTGTTGCTGCCCCCCTAATTGATGAGGGAGGTAGTACGACTGAGTCGGTGCCCAGCGTTCGAAGACGTAACTCGTGCCGGAAAATCGGGGTTCGTACGGCGGGCACTTATCCTTCGGCTTAAACGGCAAGTGCCAGTGGTGCAAATAGCCGTTGTGAAGCCCTGCTTGAAACACCATGTCACGATGGTGATAGTTTCGAATCAGGCCGTGCATTTGATTGCCCGACTGATAACGCTCCGCCTTCGGCTTGATAGCAGGATCACCGGTAAATTTCTCGGTCCCGGGAGAGAAAGGTTCTTGTCGCAACCAAGGAACGCCTGCCATCGCAATGCCTTCCACCGCGGCAATCGCGCTGCATAGAGCAACGGCAATGATCAATTTCTGAGCCATGAAGTGTCTCTCGGCAACGTCGAAGGCAACGGACGGTCCATGGCGCGCGGCCTCTCATTTCATCGACGGTTTCAAGCCCGGTCGGCGACTGCCGTTACCGCGCGACAACGTAAGACGCGTAGTGGGTTCGCGTCAGGTAAGCAACGAAGTCTGGAGGAAGCGCCGCGGGAACTCGATTACCATCGCGCGCTAAGCAGAACTCTACGGGTCGACCCTCAATTCATTGACCACGCGACCAACACCGGGCTCCATCCGGAGCAGCGTTTCCGCCAAGAGTCGCTCCCGTTCTGACGACACCGTGCCACGGAGGACAATTCGACCTTCCGCTTCAGCCGCGATTTCAATGGAAGCGGCTTCTCCGAGGCTGTCTTCAAATCGGCGGATCGTGACATCGGCACTGGCAATCACGTCGGCTTGAGTCCGCTTTGGGTAGTCGAAGCCGATCCGTTGAACCGGGCGCGGTAGCGGGATCGAGCGATTTGCTCCGGAAGCCGGCCCGGAGTTGCGATCGACACCCGCCCCTCGCTGATTCCCACGATTGCCGAGGGCGGAGAGATCGCGTCCGCCGCTGCCGCCGGCTCGACCGACCTGCTGAGTGCCCGCCTGTTGCTCGCCGACGAACCGACCGACATTGTCACTTCGGCCGACAAAGCCACCGGAGAATCCGGTGACATTTCCAACGGTCGGTGCAGCAGCCGCGCCTCCAGTGCCTGTCTGCCCGACAGCCGATCCGGTCCCGAAGGCCCCGGCGCCTCCCGCAGTACCAGTCCCCGACAGGGCGGCGTTTCGCTGTCCGATCGGGCCGCTGGAGCCGAACAGGCTCGACGACTGGCCGCAAGCGACGCTGGCACAAAGCAGAAAGACGAGGCCAACGGTAAGTCTATTGAAATGGCTCATGATACTAATTCTGTTCGACCCGGAGAGCATGTGCGTCTCTAAGATAATCTGACCGATTCGTTGCGATTCGTCGATCACCAATTCGTTTATGAGGAATCGAAGAGCAAAACTGCATCGGCTTTGCCGATATGGTCGAAAATTTTCGAGACTTCAGGAGCAAAGTGGTGTTCCAGTTACGACCCACTGTGCGCTCTACCGGAAAAGCTCTTCCGCAAGTTTCATTGCGGTAGTGGTTTAAGTACAGCAATATCACTGTGAGCTTTGCCATTTCTGAAGGTTGCGTTTCTCTTCACTTCGAACAGCTCTTCACTTCGAACAGGTTGACTTTCGTGGCTGCCCATCGAAATTCGCTCCGCTGGATCGTGTCCGCATGCTTTTTGGGCGTGCTGACGATTCTCCCCGTCAGCGCTCAAGCGCAGCGCGGTGGCGGATTCGGTCGACCGCAAACGCCACTGATGTACTTGCGCGATGAGGATGTCCAGCAGGAACTCGGCATCACCGAGGAGCAGCGATCCGAGCTGATGGACATCGTCTCGCGAACGTTTTCCCAAAGCGGGAACATGTTCGAGAATTTCCGCCGGATGCGATCGGCCGAGACTGATGAAGAGCGAAACCGCATTCGCGAAGAGATTCGCTCCCAAATGCAGGAGCGGATCAAGGAGATCGAAGTTGACGCCCAGCGTGTGATTTCCGGCGGGCAGTTTTCTCGTTTGAAGCAGATCGCGCTGCAGGCGCAGGGATCGCGAGCGATCGCGCAGGAAGAATTACAGCAAGAACTCGGGCTGAGCGAAGACCAACGGTCAAAGGTCTCGGAACTGAACGATCAGCGGTCCGAGGCACTCCGCGCGTTGGGACGCGATGCCGACCCCGAGGAGTCGCAGAGGATCCGCGATGATTTCGACGGCAAGATTCAGGAAGTGCTGACCGACGATCAGAAGTCCCAATGGAAACAAAAGATGGGTGAGCCTTCGGAAGCCGCTCAGAAGATGGTGCAGAATCGCGGCGGAGGCGACCGCAATCGCACTCGACGCGGCGGAAGAGATGAAGACAACGACTCTGAACGACGCGGCCCGCCGGGAAGTCGCCAAGACGTCGAGAACAAACCTGAAAGTCGTTCCGCTTCGCGTGGAGAGGACAACGCACAGCAAGACGACTCCGCCGACGATCTACCGACAGGAGATGAGACGCCGGTTGTTGTCAATACCCCGGAAACGCAAGTGCCCGACGGCGCCGAAGTCACAGCTTCATTCGGGTCCGACGCCGGGACGACCGGGCAAGCAACTGAAGAAACCGGGAAGATCTCATTCAACTTTCGCTACGCCCCGTGGCCCGACGTGTTGCGGCTGTTCGCGGAAGTCGGGGGGCTAACGCTCGATCTGAACGAAGTCCCGCAAGGCACGTTCAGCTACTACGACCCGAACAGCTACACCCCGACCGAGGCGATCGACGTCATCAATGGCTATCTGCTGCCCAAGGGATTCATTCTCGTCCGCCGGGATAACTTCCTCGTATCAGTCGACGTGAGTGAAGGCATTGCTCCGAATCTTGTGCCCGATGTCTCTCTCGAAGAACTCGACAACCGAGGTAAGAACGAGTTATTGAGCGTGGTGATTCCCCTCTCGGGCATCGACGCCGAGAAAGCGGCGGAGGAAGCGCAAGCTCTACTTGGTCCTCAAGGAACAGTCGCGTCGCTGAGCGCATCGAATGCGATCGCGGTCACTGACATCGGAGCCAATCTGCGTCGCATCCGCGATCTACTGGAAAAGGCGACGCTGCGAGAAGGGCCGACCGATATGGCATTTCGCAGCTTTAAAGTTCGAAATATCCCGGTATCGGAGGCGGAGCGAACGATTCGCAACCTGTTCGGTATCGGAAGCGGTGTTCCAAACGTGAGTGCAGCGGCCTCGGGGGAGCGAGATCGCGACCGACGCAGATCGTCTTGGGATCGGCGTCGCGAGGATGACGGACGCCGTGATCAGTCCGGCCAGGCTCAGGCGAGCGATCCGACGATTCAGATCGCGTCCGACTCGCGCACCAACACGCTGCTGGTCTCGGCTACGATTGCGAAACTGACGATGATCGAGCAGGTGCTTCAAACGGTCGATGTCGGCGGTGAGGGCAGCGACTTCGTGGACGAGGTCAAAGACAACAAACCGTTTCTGCGAGTCTATGAACTTGAGGAAGCAGATGCTTTCGAGGTGTCGAAGACGCTCAATGCGCTAATGCCCGGTGTCGTCGTCAACGAAGACGCTCGCAATGACCTGTTGCACATCTTCGCCTCGCCAGCCGACCAGAAAGAGGCCGAGCAGTTAATCCGGCAACTCGACGGACTCGGCGGCGGCCAGTCGGTCGCGGTGATGCCGCTCTCGACGGCTGATCCGGCTTCAACCGCTTTAGTACTTCGCTCGCTGTTCGCCGGTGATGAGGATCGAGCCCCAAAGATCGAAGCCGATAACTTCGGCCGACGGATCATGGTCCGTGGCACTCCCGATCAGATCACTCAGGTCCGGTCGCTTCTTACTCAATTGGGCGAGAACGGGCAGGCCGGTCAGCAGTCGTTGGTTTCCGGCAAAGGTCCGATCCGCATGATTCCACTGGGCGGGCGTGATCCGTCCGACCTGTTGCCGTTGATCGAACGGCTGTGGAACGCGTCGGGCCGGGCCAACATCCGCGTTGTCGTCCCGTCGGATGAAGGGGAAAGTCGACGTCCCTCAAGCCGCCTCGAAGCGACTGATATCGGATCCGATCGCGGACCGACGATTCGCTCCGCGACGTTGCTTCAGTCGACCGCAAACGAGACCGATGAGCCGGATGCGAGCGATGGTGACGCCGACTTCGAAGACTGGGCCCGCGAAATCTTCGGCGAGAGCCCTGACGACGGCGCGGCCCCGAAATCGCAAAGCGGCGGCGAATCGACGCGGCCCATGACCTCGTCGCCCAATTCAACCGGCAACGATGAAGCCGACCGCAGGTCGCAAGCATCGGCGCCGCCGGAGGTCACCGTCACCGTGCGAGGTGGCCAATTGATGCTGCTTTCCGAGGACGAAGATATCCTCGATCAGTTAGAGCAACTCGTTCAGTCGCTGATGCTCACTTCCAAGCCACAGACGCAGTGGACCGTTTTTTATCTGCGGACCGCCGACGCGACGACCTCCGCGTCGATGCTGCAACAGCTCTTTCCCGATGCGACGATTGGCGGCGGACTGCTGCTCGGGTCATCGTCATCAGCGGATGGACTATCGCCGCTCGGTTCGGACCCGACAGTCGAGATCATTCCGGAAACACGATTGAACGCACTCTTCGTTCGCGGCCCAAAGCAAACGGTCGACCGCATGGAAGAGGTCCTGAAACTGCTCGACTCGGCCGAACTCCCCGAATCGCTGAGGGACCGGGTCCCGCGGACGATTCCGGTCGCGTACGCCGATGTCAGCGAAGTCGCTGCGATCTTAAAAGACGTGTATGCGGATCAGATGGGTGACAATGACCGCGGCAGAGACGCGAATCGCGGGCGCGGGCAGCGTGGCGGCAACGGTTCGAATCCGTTCGAAGCAATGCTGGGCGGAATGCAGGCGGCTTCGCGGCCCACGGAAGTCCGCGTCTCAATCGGCGTCGATACGCAGACGAGCCAGATCGTCGTCTCAGCAAACGAAGCGACCTTCAACGAGATCAGTCGCTTGGTCGAAACACTCGATGATTCGGCCCGCGCGGCAAATCGGACCGTCCGGGTCATGTCGGTCAACAAAGAGAACTCGCTGCTGATTCAACAGGCACTCGGCTCGGTGATCCCGAAGGTCCGCGTCAGCACGACCGGGACGCCGCAATCAGGTCGCTCAGCGTCACCGAGCAGCTCGTCATCAGCGCGGTCGGGCGACGATGCGGCCGCCGCGCAGGCTCGTGACGCAATCCGGCAGCAAATGCTGGAGCGCTTCCGCCAGACGCAGGGCGGCGGCGGGCGGCCTGCGGGTGCAGAGGCCCAAAACCGTGGCGGCAATCAACGGGGAAGTGGCGGCGGTGATCGCGGAAATCGGGGGCAACGCGGTCGCCGTTAGGAAAATCGATCTCCCCGATTGCGGCCCTTTTAAATTCTCCCTTCGAACGGTTTAGCGTCTTCGCGATTCTACAGCAGTATCTTAATGGATATCGGCGACCTACTTGTTCAACGCGGGTTGATCACCGCCGACCAGCGCACCTCCGCTGTCGCGCTCGGTAACGGTTCTGCCGCGCGGCTCGATAGGGCCGTCGTCGAGTTGGGGTACGCCGCTGAAGAAGACGTGTTGGAACAACTGGCCGACGAGCTCGGCATGAGATACGTCGACCTCACGCAGTTGGACGTCTCACCCGAGTTGCTCGCGAAGTTCCCGACATCGCCGCTCTACAAGCACGTTCTGCTGCCGCTCGAAGAAAAAGCGGGCAAAGTGTACGTCGCCGTCAGCGATCCGTTCGATGTCGAAGCGTTGCAGGAATTGGCCACGCTGACTGGCCTTAAACTGCGTGCGGTACTGGCTCCACGCGAGCAGATTTTGCGGCAGATTAAAGAGCACCTCGGCGTCGGCGGCGACACGATCAATGAACTGATCCGTGCCCGAGGTGACGACGGTGTCGAACTCCTTGAGGAGCTTTCGGCCGAGTCCGGGGAACTCGCCGAGCAGGCACAATCCGCTTCCGTCATTCGGCTCGTCAACGAACTGCTCGTCGAAGCGCTCAATTTAGGGGCAAGCGACGTGCATATCGAACCGGCCGAACGCGGATTGACGGTTCGATTTCGTGTCGACGGCCTCCTCCGAGTCCAGTCGGTGCCGGCGGAAATTAATCATTTCTTCGCCGCGATCGTGACCCGCCTGAAGATCATGGCGCATCTTAATATTGCGGAGAAGCGACTGCCGCAGGACGGACGGATTCAACTCCGCGTGTCGGGTCGAGAAATCGACGTCCGTGTTTCGATTATCCCCATGATTCACGGCGAAGGCATCGTGCTGCGCCTGCTCGATAAACAGCGGATGAAGTTCGACCTCGAGTCGGCCGGGATGCAGGAAAAGGATTACAAGACATTTCGCGAACTGATCACGATGCCGCACGGAATTGTGCTCGTGACCGGCCCGACCGGTAGCGGTAAGACGACGACGCTTTACTCGGCGCTCAATGCGATTAAAACACCCGAGACGAAAATTATCACGGTCGAAGATCCGGTCGAATATCACACGCAGGGCATCAGCCAGATTCAGGTTCACAGCCGGATCGGCCTGACGTTCGCCGCGGGACTGCGGAGCATTCTCCGACACGACCCGGATGTCGTGCTGATTGGCGAAGTCCGAGACAGCGAGACCGCCCAGAGCGCGATCCAAGCGTCGCTGACCGGACACCTCGTCTTCAGCACGCTCCACACAAATGATGCACCGGGATCTTTTACACGGCTCATCGACATGGGTGTCGAACCCTATCTCGTGGCCAGCACGGTTGAAGGCATCCTCGCTCAACGGCTGCTCCGAACATTGTGCAAGCACTGCAAGCAGCCATATGTGCCGAAAGAGGACGACATTCCGCCCGAGTTCCCCGAACCTCGGCCCGAAGTGCTTTATCGCGCGGCCGGTTGCCGAGAATGCAGCAACACCGGCTACCGGGGCCGGACGGGAATCCATGAACTGCTTAAGACTGATGCAGTCGTCCGGCGGCTCTGTATCGAACGGGCCGACGCCGGACAGATTCGCGAATACTGTCTCCGACAGGGTATGACGACCTTGCGACAGTCGGGGTTTTATAAAGTCGCCGACGGAATCACCAGCATCGACGAAGTCATGAGAGTCACACGCGGCGATGCCTGACTTTTCCTATATCGCAAGAGAACGCACCGGCTCACGCGTCTCCGGCGTGATCGCCGCCGGAAGCAAACAGGAAGCACTCAGCCTGCTTGCCGGGCGCACGCTGTTCCCACTTAAGGTCGAACCGGCGGCGGAAAAGCAGTCGCTATTTCCGCAGTTGAAGTCGAGAGTCCGGCCGAGCCATCTCGCGACGTTTTACGCCCAACTCGCCGACCTCTTAAAAGCAGGCGTGCCGCTGCTGAGGTCCCTCGAATTACTGCAGCGAAAGTCAACCAACGCCGCACTCGGAAAAGTGCTTAAAGAAATCCACGCAGAAGTCGCCGACGGCACGAAACTTTCCGACGCGATGCGGCAGCATTCCAATGTCTTCGGCGACCTCGGGGTCAGCATGGTTCGCGCCGGCGAGGAAGGCAGCTTTCTCGAAGACGTTCTTAAACGAATCGCCGCGTTTACCGAACACCAGCAATCCTTAAAAAGTCGCGTGCAGGGGGCCTTAATTTATCCGCTGTTTCTGATCGGCATGTTGACGGCGGTGGTGATCGGGATGCTCGTCTTCTTCGTGCCGAAGTTCGCACCGATCTTCGAACGCATGAGTGCAAAGGGTGAGCTTCCTATACCCACGCAAATCCTGATGGCGTTCAGCGATACCGTGAACAGTTACTGGCCACTGATTGTCATTGGGATCGGAATCGCGATCTACTTCGGCCTCCGAGCGATGAGAGACCCTCGCCAACTGGAGCGGATCGACGGTTTCAAACTGCGGGCCTACGGCATTGGTCCCATCGTAAAAAGCCTTGCAATCTCCCGGTTCTGCCGCATTCTGGGAACATTGCTTAACAACGGCGTGCCGATCCTGCGTTCGCTGCAGATCGCGAAGGACGCCACCGGCAACCGGGTGCTGACAAAAGCGATCGGCGATGCTTCGGAAAGCGTCTCCGCCGGCAAGTCGCTCGCGGGCCCGCTCGGCTCATCGGGTGAGTTTCCGGACGAAGTCATTGAAATGATTGCCGTCGGCGAAGAGGCGAACAACCTTGAAGAAGTGTTGGTCGGGATCGCCGAAACGACGGAACGTAATACAAATCGCCAACTCGACATCTTCGTACGAATGCTCGAACCATTGTTGCTGACCGTCATGGCGGGCATCGTGCTGTTCGTCGTGGCGGCGCTGCTGTTGCCTATTCTACAAAGCAGCGGAGCCTTCTAATTCGCACAACGATCGAGCCGACGGCTTTCTTCTGCCGTGCCCGTCCGCAAAATAGAACGTTCTCTGAGTGCGAAAATACCAAAACAAGACAGCCCACCCCCACCGCATATCGCAATTGAAAGGAAGACTGAGAATGAAGAGTCATAACATTCGAATCCGCCGCGCCGGCTTCACGCTGCTCGAAGTGCTGCTCGTGCTCGCCATCCTGGGCGTCATCGCGGCGATGGTCGTGCCGCAGTTATTGGGGCGGCAGAAGAAGGCCATGATCGACACAACTAAGAACAGCATCTCGGCGATGGAGCAGGCGGCGAAGCTCTACGCGATCGACCATGATGGCGAGTACCCACAGGGTGGGCAGGACGCAGTCGCGCTGCTGCTTGAGCCGGTCGATGACGATGGCAAAGCGATCGAGCCCTATCTTGAAAAAACACCCGCGGACGCGTGGGAGACGCCTCTGCTCTACGAATACCCGAACTCCAAGGGCGGCCGCGCGACAAAGCCCGCCATCTGGTCGGCCGGACCGAACAAGCGAAATGAAGACGGGGGCGGTGACGACATCAATAATTGGAGCGAGACGTGAGTTCGGCCGGCCGCACATCACCGCATTCGCGAGGGAAACAGACGCAGCGCCGGGCATTTACGCTGTTCGAGCTGCTGCTGGTTCTCGCGGTCTTGGCAGTGATTGCCGGCATGGTCGTGCCGACGCTCTCCGGCGCAATGTCGACGCGACCGCTTCGCGGCGCAGCAGATCAAATCAGGCAGGTACTTACAACAGCAAGGCGGGACGCGATCGATGCGGGCGTCCCCATGCGATTCGAATTCGAAACGGGAACGAACATATTTCGTGTCGCACTGTTGTTCGACGTGAGTGCTGGGGCGGTCGAATCAACCGCTATAGAAACGCCCCCCGGAGTGACATTTATTGGAGAGGACAGGCTCGACGGCGATATCGTATTTGCGGAATCCGAGGGTCTCAGTTTGACTGCTCAGAGCGACGCCGCTGCCGTCTTCTTTTATCCCGACGGCACTTCCGACTCAGCGCAGATCAGACTCGTCGATGACGCGAATCACTCGATCGTGATCAAACTTCGCGGGTTGACCGGCGCGGTCACCGTAGGCTCGATCGGTCGCGGAGGCGGGCCATGACGACCAGCCGCAACGGGCTGACGCTGTACGAGGTCGTCCTTGCGCTCGCAATCTTTATCGCGGCGCTGGCAGCGATCTCTCAGATATTAAATGTCGGGGCCCGGTCCGCTTCGGTCTCTCGCCTAAGGTCGGAGGCGATCGTCCGCTGCGATTCAAAGATTGCCGAAGTCGTCGCGGGAGTCGTTCCCATGCAGTCCGTTTCGAGCATTCCTTTCGAAGACGACCTGGAAGGCCGTTGGACCTGGAGCCTCGAATTGCTCGCCGGCCCGCATCCTGGTCTGCAGGAAGCGGTCGTCACAGTCGAATACGGAGGTGGCGAACGCGACTTCGACGTCGATTGCGAATTGCGCCGTTGGATTCCGATTGTCGATACCGCAATCGTCGCGGCAATCGCCTCGGAGGCGGGACGATGAGGATGCAATCTCACCCCCAATTAACTCATCGATCACCCGGCGGCTTCACGCTGATCGAAGTCGTGCTGGCTCTCGCCCTGACCGTCGTTTTAATGGCGGCGATTCTTTCGGCCTTGGAACTGAATCGGCGGCTCGTCATGACGGGGCGCGAGGAGATTGAACGGGCTCGCATTGCCCGGGCCGTATTCCAACGCATTTCTCGCGATCTGCGATCGGTCACGTTCCGCGTCGATACGATTGCCGCCGAGGAGGATGGGGCGGTCGTCGACTCCGCCGACCCCGCTGCTGCGGCGGGAGAGGACTCTGAATCGACGACTGAAGAGGAGCCCGAGGAGGACGAGGCAACGGTGATCGGCGCCGTCGATCCGGAATCATCACTGCTCGCCGCATCGGGAGGTTTGACCGGCAGTACCGATGCGCTGGTGATGCAAATCTGCCGGCCGCCGCGGCTTAACTACCGACTGTCCGGAGCCAATGGCGGCACTTCGCAGGTCAGTGAATTGCAGTCGGTCTCCTATTTTGTTGCCTCGCCCGGCGCTGGTGGACTGGCGGGAGCCGTGGGCGATGCCCGCGCGGAAGTCGGCCTTTCGCGGCTATCAGGAGATCGGCTCGCCATTGAACAAGCCGATGTTGAAGGCAATCTCGGACTGCTGGCCAACGCTACGGAAGTCCTCGCACCTGAGATCACCGCGGTTTACTTTCGCTATTTCGATGGCGCCGGCTGGGTCGAAGCGTGGGACTCCTCTGTCACCCGCAACCTGCCCGCGGCAGTCGAAGTCACGTTTGTATTCGAGGCCGAGGACCAGTCTATTGAAACGACAGGGTTCTCACTCGATACGGACGAGTCTTGGCGCGGCGTGATCGCGCTGCCTCTCGCGGGCGCCTACGCGGCGGAAGCGGTAACGGAGGTGACGCCGTGAAAGCTATCGCCCTTTGCAAAACTTCCGATCGCTCGGGCATCGTGTTGCCGATTGTGCTGATCGTCATCGTGATGTTGTCACTGGCGGCTTACACCTTCACAGACACATCGGTCAGCGAACGCGAAGCGACCGAGATGTACCGGCGAAGCGTCGAGGCCAGCCTCGCGGCTGAGTCGGGTGTGGAACTCGCACGGGCCTGGCTCGCCGACCCACAAGATCTGCGAATCGAAGAACTCGCCTCGAATGACTCACTCTTTCACGCTGTCCTAACCAAGCCCGCCGCAACGGCCAGCGGAACAGGACGGACGAGTGTGCTGTCGCTGGTGCCGCAGCAGTACGAAGACCCGCTGATTCAATTTGGAGTCGCCAATGAGTCGGGCAAAATTAATTTAAACGCCCTACTCGACCTGCGGCTTAACGAGGAAGAACGCCGCAACATGCTGCTCCCGATCCCGGGCATGACGATCGAGATCGCCGATGCCATTCTTGACTGGCTCGACCCCGATGCGACACTCCGCGAGTTTGGGGCAGAGGGCGAATACTACTCTACACTCAGTCCCCCTTATTCACCGAAAGACGGTCCCGTCGACGTGCTCGACGAACTGCTGCTCGTGCGCGGCGTGACACCGGAATTGCTATATGGTGAAGACCTTAATTTGAACGGCGTGTTAGATCCTAATGAGGACGACGGGGCGGAAACGCTTCCACTCGATAATGCCGACGGCATTCTCGAAACCGGTTGGCGCTTCTATCTGACGGTCCATTCACGCGAGACGAATCTCCGCGCCGACGGGTCGACCAAAATCGATGTCAACGGCAGCGATCTCGCAGCGCTCTACGACGAACTCGAAATCGAGTTGGGTGAAGAGATTGCGAAGTTTGTTCTCGCGTTTCGGATCAGTGGTCCGCGGGTGGAGGGCGGATCGCCTTTCGGTCGCCGTCGACGTGGCGGCAATTCAAACACGCAAGGTGAGACGCGTGGTGGAATCCGCATCCCCTCCCGGGCGAGGTTCCGCATCCGCTCGCTTTACGAACTTGTCGCCGTACAGGTCGAAGCTGAAATCGACGGCGCGCGAACAACGCTCGACAGTCCATGGCCGGCCGAACCTTCGACATGGGAGTCAGCCTTTCCGATTCTCCTCGACGCCGTGGGCCTCAGCGCGGAACCCTATATCGAGGGGCGAATCAACATTAATCACGCCCAACGCGAAGCACTGCTCGGCATCCCCGAAATGACCGAAGAACTGGCCGATTCGATCGTCGGTACCCGACTCACCGCCGGGCAAGGATGGACCAGCGGC contains:
- a CDS encoding 4Fe-4S binding protein, which produces MAKSAVDVFFPYLKKSKRKGWIGVAHRTLNRIGPTWLTSPLRRVVQVVCLALFLYAFFYVCWPYSSSSEFSAGLFDSKELNPAELFLLIDPLVGVSTALAGKVFNWATFAWTLGILTFCILIPRAFCGWFCPLGTLIDFFDWAVGKRVPKLHVEPRGWWVHTKYYILTGVLVSALFGVMTAGFFSAIPVLTRGLLFTGGRAQIAVLKDSSHLRAVEVTFYISIAMFCGVFLLSLMGKRFWCRYVCPSGALLSVFNTFRVGERKVESSCVKCNKCVEICPFDAIKEDFTTRTADCTYCQTCGGVCPVHSIKFVTRFNDDELKVENDPPNVERPMSRRGFVAATVVAGAAAAFARVSSAKAATAPPGEGPLRPPGSVPEPDFLNLCIRCGECFKVCPGPVLHPAGLEFGLDAMWTPIAVPSHAGCHQDCNFCTEVCPTGAIQPLDLLVKRKTHMGLAWLNPDTCLPLREENREPCDLCYVECAAAGYDAITLETIRIELDPPPPDGMFSVDELDAMSRVEIPVVDRDLCVGCGICEYRCNERYVKQTGVLSEPAIVVTAENEHRLFEYPESPSELPMPNTRVRDPEGQEISNI
- a CDS encoding BON domain-containing protein, producing the protein MSHFNRLTVGLVFLLCASVACGQSSSLFGSSGPIGQRNAALSGTGTAGGAGAFGTGSAVGQTGTGGAAAAPTVGNVTGFSGGFVGRSDNVGRFVGEQQAGTQQVGRAGGSGGRDLSALGNRGNQRGAGVDRNSGPASGANRSIPLPRPVQRIGFDYPKRTQADVIASADVTIRRFEDSLGEAASIEIAAEAEGRIVLRGTVSSERERLLAETLLRMEPGVGRVVNELRVDP
- a CDS encoding secretin N-terminal domain-containing protein produces the protein MAAHRNSLRWIVSACFLGVLTILPVSAQAQRGGGFGRPQTPLMYLRDEDVQQELGITEEQRSELMDIVSRTFSQSGNMFENFRRMRSAETDEERNRIREEIRSQMQERIKEIEVDAQRVISGGQFSRLKQIALQAQGSRAIAQEELQQELGLSEDQRSKVSELNDQRSEALRALGRDADPEESQRIRDDFDGKIQEVLTDDQKSQWKQKMGEPSEAAQKMVQNRGGGDRNRTRRGGRDEDNDSERRGPPGSRQDVENKPESRSASRGEDNAQQDDSADDLPTGDETPVVVNTPETQVPDGAEVTASFGSDAGTTGQATEETGKISFNFRYAPWPDVLRLFAEVGGLTLDLNEVPQGTFSYYDPNSYTPTEAIDVINGYLLPKGFILVRRDNFLVSVDVSEGIAPNLVPDVSLEELDNRGKNELLSVVIPLSGIDAEKAAEEAQALLGPQGTVASLSASNAIAVTDIGANLRRIRDLLEKATLREGPTDMAFRSFKVRNIPVSEAERTIRNLFGIGSGVPNVSAAASGERDRDRRRSSWDRRREDDGRRDQSGQAQASDPTIQIASDSRTNTLLVSATIAKLTMIEQVLQTVDVGGEGSDFVDEVKDNKPFLRVYELEEADAFEVSKTLNALMPGVVVNEDARNDLLHIFASPADQKEAEQLIRQLDGLGGGQSVAVMPLSTADPASTALVLRSLFAGDEDRAPKIEADNFGRRIMVRGTPDQITQVRSLLTQLGENGQAGQQSLVSGKGPIRMIPLGGRDPSDLLPLIERLWNASGRANIRVVVPSDEGESRRPSSRLEATDIGSDRGPTIRSATLLQSTANETDEPDASDGDADFEDWAREIFGESPDDGAAPKSQSGGESTRPMTSSPNSTGNDEADRRSQASAPPEVTVTVRGGQLMLLSEDEDILDQLEQLVQSLMLTSKPQTQWTVFYLRTADATTSASMLQQLFPDATIGGGLLLGSSSSADGLSPLGSDPTVEIIPETRLNALFVRGPKQTVDRMEEVLKLLDSAELPESLRDRVPRTIPVAYADVSEVAAILKDVYADQMGDNDRGRDANRGRGQRGGNGSNPFEAMLGGMQAASRPTEVRVSIGVDTQTSQIVVSANEATFNEISRLVETLDDSARAANRTVRVMSVNKENSLLIQQALGSVIPKVRVSTTGTPQSGRSASPSSSSSARSGDDAAAAQARDAIRQQMLERFRQTQGGGGRPAGAEAQNRGGNQRGSGGGDRGNRGQRGRR
- a CDS encoding GspE/PulE family protein, encoding MDIGDLLVQRGLITADQRTSAVALGNGSAARLDRAVVELGYAAEEDVLEQLADELGMRYVDLTQLDVSPELLAKFPTSPLYKHVLLPLEEKAGKVYVAVSDPFDVEALQELATLTGLKLRAVLAPREQILRQIKEHLGVGGDTINELIRARGDDGVELLEELSAESGELAEQAQSASVIRLVNELLVEALNLGASDVHIEPAERGLTVRFRVDGLLRVQSVPAEINHFFAAIVTRLKIMAHLNIAEKRLPQDGRIQLRVSGREIDVRVSIIPMIHGEGIVLRLLDKQRMKFDLESAGMQEKDYKTFRELITMPHGIVLVTGPTGSGKTTTLYSALNAIKTPETKIITVEDPVEYHTQGISQIQVHSRIGLTFAAGLRSILRHDPDVVLIGEVRDSETAQSAIQASLTGHLVFSTLHTNDAPGSFTRLIDMGVEPYLVASTVEGILAQRLLRTLCKHCKQPYVPKEDDIPPEFPEPRPEVLYRAAGCRECSNTGYRGRTGIHELLKTDAVVRRLCIERADAGQIREYCLRQGMTTLRQSGFYKVADGITSIDEVMRVTRGDA